GGAAGAGTATATGCAAGGTTTTAGTACCGTCTAAAGTTGCTTTCTTTGCCTGGATAGCTGCACATGGGAAGATTTTAACGGTTGATAATCTAAGAAAGCCAGGTATGATTATCATGGAGTGGTGCTATATGTATAAAAGGAGTGGGGAATCGATAGATCATttgcttttacattgtgaggtggctgggGAGTTATGGTTTGGTATCCGTAGTAGAGCTgggctgagttgggttatgcctaagagTGTGGTGGATCTACTAGCATGCTGGAATAGGCCCCACAATAGCACTCAACTGGCAGGAGTGTGGTGGATGATACCTTTGTACTTAATGTGGTGTCTATGGTAGGAAAGGAATGATTGGTGCTTTAACAACAAGGAGCGAGTAGTTGGGGAAATatggaatttttttgtattctctcttttccaatggttttctgctattgtattaAAGGGtgggaatgttcatgagttttaATCTTCTTTCCAGTTTACTAGAATGTAACCAGGTATCTCACTTTCTATATTTCCAGTGTACTTGGGCATTGCCTAGTTTCTTTCtattcaataaagattattagttatacaaaaaaaaaattcaatcatcATATCATaatgcaaatgaaataaaaaataaagtaaccGTAATATAAAGCTTCAAATAACATTTCTCAAAAGTTATCTGGGCGTTTTGCAAAGTCTAGGTTAATCAAATCCACTTAACTTGTCTCCTTCATGCTTGGGAATTCTTGATGATCTTAAACTCAAATCAGATTGAGGAGAATAGATTTTGGAAATGACACAAAGTGGTAACACAAGATGAGGTTTGACTCGAGTGAAGGCAAGTTGCGATTGTGAGGGAGGGAAAAATGAAGGGGAGCTTGAAAATTTTGGAGACTTAATTAGGGCTGGGCAGCGGGGGTCCACTTGCAAATTCTGCCCTACTCGTTGGGCAATGAGCGGGCCCCTGCTCCTTACTCCCTAGCGGGGTAGGCAGGTTTAGTCTAAAATTTGGAGTGGGTGAGCGGGGCCCAGGTGAAAGCTTTTCACCCACCTGCCCATATATCtactataaattaaaaaaaaaaaaaaccctagaatCACCCATTTTAGCTGCACGCTTCTTGTAATCTCCTTCTTCTACTCTCTTCTCTTCCTTCtcacctcttcctcttcctcttcctctcttctatcttcttctctcttAGAACCTCTTGAGAAGGAGAGACCCACGGCCATGACCATGGGTGTGTGGAGGTGGAAAGACCCATGACCATGTTCGTGGGTTTGTGGAGGTGGGGAGACCCACAACCATGTCATGGGTCCATGAACTCCAAGAGACGAAGAAGATTTGATATGAAGTGGCAGAGGTTTTTGGATCTccaatttttttgattgttggatttTCTATATGAAAGACGGAAGAGGTTTGATCTGAGATGTTTTTGGTCTGTGGAGCCATTGTTAGAAATGAGTATGATGAGAGAAATTCACCCGCTTGTTCATCAGGAATGGGTGGAGCTGGGCTGGGGTTGCGCCACCATATGGCTACCCATACCATTTGAAGCTTTCAGGTATTGTAACTGTCCATCAAACTGAGCGTGGGAGTGGCTATGTAAGAAATGGGCAGAGAATATAGAGAGGGAGAGGTGTGAGATTGGAAGCGCAGGTTTTTTTGGGGTGAACTTTCTGGAATTAGGCTTGGAGTGAAAtgaaaagctctctctctctctctctctctctctctctcagcctaGGCTGGGTATTACATACTAGTCATTTTTACCTCACATGATCTTCATTCTCTGTTAAAAGAGTTGATTTTGGAGCAGTAAGTGCCTGTTTAGGTTGGAGTTTAGAAGCTTAAAATGTGCTTTTGACACTCTAAAagctcttttaaagaaaaaatggtatgcttggtaaatttataaaaagtgttttaagCACTTTAAAAAAGTTGGAAgtccacttttttaaaaagtattaaaattgAAGTTTCTGTTGGAAAGCTCTAGCGGACAATGCTACCTTTTTAAAAAACCATCGTAACTAACTTTAAAAGCGCTTTAGGGGCATGTTTACCAAATAGTAAACAACTTTTTAGTAGTAGTTTTTTTCAGTAAAGCTCTACAATTAAAAACAACCTCACTTATTGAAAACTAATTCATAAAACCTAACATAGAATTttccttgaaaattttaaataaaaataatccaagCATGGAAATCTAAATCTAATCCTATTGTGTAAAAACACTCATTCTTGGACAGTAGGTTCTGATGTGTAAGTTTTACCTGCCTGCTCATCTTCCTTATTCTATTCACTTGGAGGGTTAGTTAACATAAAAACAAACAGAAGTGAATCAAAGActggaatactcaataagctACATATCATACagtaaacatatttaaatctagttttttttcttgaataacGTTTATACTTCTAAACATAATCATACAACATGTACTATGCATGAAAACTTGACATCCAACATGTTTGACGTGATTTGACTTATTGAGCATGGTAAACTAACTACTATGTTCATGCATGTCTAACAACTTGTGTTTCACTTTTCTTATGGCCAAACACCTAAACCCCTGTATGCAGAGTGGTGCACTGGTCCCACTGCCTGTGGCCACTATGGACATCgcttaaaatatcataaatatgGTGGACCACACCTTCACGTAAGTGTCCTTCAATACGGCTTCACATCCATCCATAACTTGCATTAGTACCATCTCTTATGAACATTCTTTAAAGCTTTTCTTATTTCTTGTCATTTATATTTCTTATTACGATGCAGGTAAACAAGTCATGTGACATGTCATAACATCATAAATGGTAACATAGCATAGTAGAGATAACCTCATCGCATCCTTGAATTACTTCTATGGTAAAAGGGCTCCCAAACGAAGGGCTTTAGCGCTTCAATAATCCCCTACTTGAAGTTGCTGTAAAAGGTTTGAATTTGATGGGGTTGAGGCTGGTTTTTTAATATCCTAAAATTGCAGCTACTTTCCTTgggttttctttaaaaacattaaacaTTAAACCTAACCTCAAGAAAACAAGTTTGTAGCAGGCTGCGAGAGGGGCTTCTTTCCTTTGGGTTATCGCAGTGTAGTATGCATAGAAAAAGTTGACTTTTCTCTATCTAGGGCCGGCAGCAACATGGCAGATTTTCCTTGCTGTTTGCTGCAGTTGTCTAGGGCTAGGGATTTGTTTTCTTGAAGAACTTCACATGGAATTGCTATAGAAACTTTCTAGACTTACATCAAAGGGATTGCAATTCATGCTCGTGGGCCGTTTCAAGTCCTGAGTATTCCAACTATATCACCCCAATATGACTAGTTTAATTAAATGGGTCAGACCCTAAAACCTTAACACGACCCATATAAATAACAGTTGACATGACACAATCTGCATAACCCTTTTAATAATTAACTCTCATTGGGTTAAACTGAACACAACCCATTTCAACCTTTTTATTCCgttttatataaatgaattgagttgacctgtatatttattttgacccaattaacataatttcatatataattcaacgatgaatatataattaattcacaATTACAACTTGATTCATGCTATCTCcaaagaataaaattatatattttcgtTGGAGATATtttcttatgatcaatatccaaaccaatagtatataagaaaattaatatttccaAAGAATAAAATTCCATATAAACAAAAGCAAATACTATAATAGTTTTGAGATATTAAGTAGTCCAATACTAAAATGAATATTGCATCCCAGCAACAACAAAGGCATAGAAAATGAAACATGTATAGAAGTTGACTTGAAAAGAGAATTTATTCGGGTTTTACGGGTTGATTGCGGGTTTTGCAATTGACCTTAATCAAACTGAGAAACACGCAAGTCCGATGGACCGACCAACCCATGCTACATGATTGGATCCGACCCGATAAAATTGGGTTGAAATCAAGAGTCGGTTTCAATATTGTTGGACCTGATGAATGTCGAGCCATCATTTGCAACCTATCTATTTTAACTTCTCTTTCACTTCTACGCGAACCCTAGCCCCTGCCCATTCATACTATGTTCCCCCTCTGTATGATTTGGATCTATGAAGCAAGCCAAAGACCGATATATAGTACAATAGCGAGATGGTGTAGATGAGGATGGTGGTGATCAAGGGCCATCTCCACATGTGAGCTTAAAACACAGATACACTAGGTAACCTCCGAGTATGGTGAATCTGAAGCCCATTGGAGGAGGCGGGTTCAATGCTTATGATGTGTTAATGTTCTCAGCTGGGTGAGCTCgtccaaaaaagaaagagagagtgaaaaaagaaaaaaattcggATCAAGAGCTCATGAAAGGAAGATACAAGAGAAAGAGGAAATTGAAGTACTTTTTTCAGAGGCTTGCAAAGGAGCTGATAAACAAGCAAGAGAAGCTGAGGCAGGAATTCTTAGAAACCATCAAGAAGCATGAAAATGAATAAATGGTTCGAGAAGAAGCTTGGAGGATGCAAGAAATGGCAAGAATCAATAGAGAACACGAAATCTAGTACAAGAATGATCCACGACAGTAGAAAAGGATGTAGCAGTCGTTGCATTCTTGCAAAAGATatctagaaaagaaaaaagttttggGGCGGTGGAAATGAAGATGGTTTGGATTGGGAAGTGGTTTCacttcatctcaactcatctcatctcattttatctcatcattacaacttttccaaatttccacacaaaatataataaataattcaacttttacaaatcccaattcaactttttcaaatttcaaaataataataataatattttatttaacttttatctttcatctaaaaccatctcatctacCAATCCAAACCGGGCCAAAGAAGTTGCAGAGGCATTTCATATCATCATTGCTACTAGTCTACTCTATGAGTCAGGTTATTGTCATTGCTACTAGCCTACTTTATGAGTTGGGTTCCTTGACCGTTGGATTGACGTGGGCAAAGGAACTTGTGCCTCTCAAGGCATAAGCAACGGTTAGAATGGGTTCGACCTGATCCTAATTTTACGGGTCGGGTTCAGTTGGGTTGGATCAGCTCGGATTCAAATATACTCCGGACGGGTCACTGAGCAGGCCTAGTTATAGGGCAAATATGTTTCTTTTCCTTGGATCCATTAAGGAGTCGTACATGGGGCTCATTTCTACTTCCCCAGATCTGGAACAGCTCAAATCTTATCTCAAAAGAGTCCTAACAGCTTCAAGAAACCTAGTACTGGCCCCCTTTATAATatgttttcctttgatttctaacacaaaaagtttaaaatgaataaacaattcaaaaggAACTTATTGATACCCATATCAAAACTTACTTTATAAAAGTGGAAACCCTAGATTTAAAACGAAATTTAGTTTCCTAAAATATAACCCTGAAATTTCAGGTGTGACATTATACTTCTGTGTTGAGTTTTGTACTTTCCAGTATAAGTCAGTCTAACTGACCCAGTCGTGATGGAACTTGGGTTCATGATTGTTcctagttttgaatttttttgcacTGCATTTTAAATGGGATGTGCATTGGATTGAATGGCTTGTTAAGACTCCTTACGCTTTCCATAGTCAAGTATTCAACCTGCATCAATCTAGAGCTTGCTTTGTTATTACATTTCTAGACTAGTTGTATATGCCACAAATAATAAGACTCTTGATTATAGATGGTAAAGTATGTGATTAAACATCCTGATTAGGGATCGATTTCTTGGTCTCTAACTTAGGGTTGGATTTGTTCCCAAACATGGGCTGCGAATGCTAAGTTGATTATTTCTACTTTTTTCCACTTAATAATTGTATTTTAAGCTTGGGGTGAGTGTTGCTAATGGCTATCTATATTCTCACTTTATGATCAGGTCAATTGTGAAATTGCATCATATTCTGAACCCATATATAACAATTGCCGAGAATTAACCAGTGGATTCTTGCCAAAGACGTATTCTACATCCTGTGCTGCCTTGTCACATGATACTCTGAAAGATAATCCTGTTTCCGATATGTTAGTTGATTCATTTGGGAGGCTGCACACTTATTTGAGGATCTCCTTGACAGAACGTTGCAATCTGCGATGTCAGTACTGTATGCCAGCAGAGGGTGTGGAGCTCACTCCTGGTCCTCGGCTACTCTCCCAGAATGAAATTGTTCGACTGGCAAATCTGTTTGTAAGTTCTGGAGTGGACAAAATTCGTTTGACAGGGGGGGAGCCAACCATTAGGAAGGATATTGAAGAAATTTGTCTGCAGCTATCTAACTTGAAGGGACTGAAAACGTTGGCCATGACGACAAATGGAATTACTCTCTCGAAAAAACTTTCAAAACTGAAAGAATGTGGGCTTTCTGCCTTAAATATCAGTTTAGATACATTAGTCCCATCAAAGTTTGAATTCATGACTCGGCGCAAAGGGCATGAAAGGGTTATGGAATCAATTAATACTGCTATAGCCCTTGGATACAATCCTGTGAAGGTACGTTTCATCCTTGAAACTTTGTGCTTGTATGCCTTTACATCGGAAATCCTTTTTTTGGAcattcattctttttaatgattttattgttgtgtTCTTAAAATGTTTAACATTTTGCTTGCTTTTTGGGGAGGTGGATTTGGtttcttctctttttaaaaaaatgtacaaattTAGAGTAAGACAAGGAGGTGTAGATAGTATTAGCTGAATCCCATCCAAGAGACGTAAGTTTGAAGTGAATTCAAACAATGAGGTTTTAACACTACCTGTGGATTCTCCATTTTCTTGGAAGAACACTTGGAGAGTGAAGGCTCTATTGAGAgtggtttcttttatttatttatttatttattttttcttgtgaatGAGTGCATGGAGAAAGATATTTACATTAGATTGGTGTACTTGGAGAGAGTGGAATGTATGGACCTTTGAAGATAGGGAAGCTTCGGTTGCTGATGATATttgtttaattcttttttactgatttaaaaaaaaaataagaagaagaagaagaagaagaagaagaagaagaagaagaagaagaagaagaagatagggAAGCTTTGGTTGTAGAGCTGAAAAGAGGTCCCCGATTCCATTTATACATGGATAGTAATACATGTAGTCCCCCCACCCCGTGttgcttttcatattttttcagtagttctctttttcttctgatCTGggattctcttgtatacttcctatgattataattttattttaatcaagaaaaatttCCATGATTTATTTGTATTGGTTGTGATCCTACGGAggtgtttctcttgtatacattcTGTTTGTATGGGCTAATGCCTATTGATTTCATCCATAAAATTCTTGATTACTTGTGACAAAAATCTCCTCTGTTTAGTGCTGTTAGTTCTTGTTCCGGGTTTCTTACAGTAAACTTTTGTTATTCAGGTCAATTGTGTTGTAATGCGTGGATTCAATGATGATGAGATTTTGGATTTCATAGAGTTAACACGTGAAAGGCCAATTAATATTAGATTCATTGAGTTCATGCCTTTTGATGGGAATGTTTGGAATGTCAAGAAACTTGTACCCTATTCTGAAATGCTGGATAGAGTGGTAAGGTAGAATTCTGACAGGTGACCCACTTCAAGAAGCCTGAATTCTCAGTTATACATGCCCTAAATCCCTCATTATTACTAAACAGGTAAAGGAGTACCCAGACTTAAAGAGACTTCAGGACCACCCAACAGATACAGCAAAGAATTTCAGAATAGAGGGGCATTGTGGTACGATTTCTTTTATAACCTCAATGACTGAGCATTTTTGTGCTGGATGCAATAGATTACGACTTTTGGCAGATGGGAACTTCAAAGTTTGCTTGTTTGGTCCTTCAGAGGTGACGTTTCTCCTGGATTGTTATACTTCCAATATTTGTGACATGGATTTAATTTGTCTGCTATTTGGACCAAAGGGCATCTCTgtgtactaaaaaaaaaaaaaaaaaaaaaaagaggtggaGGTGAAGTGTTTAATTCAATCACAGGtggataaaagagaaataactGTTGTGAGAACTTATTCATGTTTGCAGGTCATATGATTTTGTTATCTTTTATTAATCACGTAGCTTTCATGTAAGCTGATGCTTTTCTTGCAATAACTTATCTGACATGATATGCTGTGAATACTGTTATGGCTATGCATGAGAGTGCACGGTACTCCAACATCTGTCTATCAATACAaaggggggggaggggggtttaAGCAGGTTTATATATCTTAGTTGAGATAGTTTTGTTGAGTGGATTTAAAGCCAAAGCCAGCTTTGTGAAGTCTTGAGTTCTTAATTTTAGTTGGAAGTTAAATGCTTACAGCTCTACATTATGAGGTAGGTCTCATACCTTGTTGAGGCATCTTCATGCAAAAACTGATAGAGTTTGTTATCTGATAAACTATTATtgtaacaagaaaaatgttaatcgtatttaaagaaaaacttgctTCTCCACGTGTCAATatgatgaaaattataaaatttgaaattcaaaatttgaatttcaaaagaaaattggCAAAATAAGTCTTTGTAAGTTTATtgtaagtaaaattgttagtACACAGAGCACTACTCTTGTAACAATACAAGGATGACCTAAGCCATATCTGAGCCCATACTCCTAAAAGACAAGTCAAGATTACAATTAAAGTCCTTTGGAATCATTATTAAACGCTTAAAAACTTCTCCCTCCCAAACAATGTAGGATCACATTCACTACTGTTCTATACAAGATCTGGGATATTACAATCCCCACTTAAATTCTTGACGTTCTCATCGGGTTATTCCCTTATCAGTAGTTCAATTCAAATCTCACATGTCTAGTTGGGATTGTATTTGATTCTAATTTTAACAACCTATGAAAAGCCCAAGCCGCATATGAGCCTATATTCCAAAAGAACTGGTCAAGATTACAAATGAAATCCCTTGGGATCATTATAAAGGGCTCGAACTTCTCTCTTTTAAGCAATGCGCAATCCCATTCGCCACTTTCCTATATACAATCCGTGTATTATAATCATAGTCACGATTAAACTATTGTGAATGGTTTATATGTTTGTGTGATTGTAAATGAAACTGGGTGGAATAACTTTCTGCAGCGAGCTAACTTCTGATTAAGGTAAGAGGTGAATTATGATTTTTCTGTGCCTATTAAATATACAGGAGTACATTGGACTTCTTTCCTATATGCACCTAATGAAGTAATAGATTACTGAAGTTGCATGTTTTAGTGAGCTACTCAGTGCTAGTGTGTAATAATTAGGcaaaccttttctttttctcatgaTGGAAGTTTTAGCTgaattattttgcattttatttacAATACAAATCTAGAATGCAGTTTACTTGTTATAATAGGTTGGCTTAAGAGATCCTCTTCGCCGTGGTGCTGATGATCATGAGCTCAAGGAAATAATTGGGGCAGCGGTATGCATTTTTTCGTATCTCGTGACCCTGAACTTCAAGTCGtaaccttttcttttcctcatgTTCTCGGTGATAGTGGATGTGCTAGGATATTTGTCTGCTTTTGATCTAATAggtatattaaaaagaaaaagtaaaataattggGCATATGGCTATGACTTGAAGTAGAGCAACTTGAACATTATGAACAGTTGAGACATACCCAATGTATGATACTCTTCTGGAGATTTATTAAAACagaatacttataaaaaagagaTTTATTAAAACAGTCAATTTTCATTTACCCAAGTAGGTAGGGTTTATGTATACTGTTTTTCTTTgacatgggaaaaaaaaaaaaaacgcttgAACTTAGACAAATGCATATCTTATGATAGAAGAAGACCCATTTCGCATTATATCTTATGGATTCCTTATTTTGGCTGAATAAGCAATGTTACTTGATCATAATCAAACTGACTGAAGTCTTTCTGTTCAATAAGATCGCACTAAATTTGAATCATCTTTCTGTCAAGAGTTATAGAAAATGACGAAATGAAGGGCCTCGGTAGTTTAGTTGAATATTGCATTGTTGGTTGTTCAATTAGATCTGCTCTCAAACTTTCTAAATGCTATATTTAGTGAATACGGTACAGTACAGATTATTATACTTTTGCTTCaggtgaagaaaaagaaagcttCACATGCTGGAATGTATGACATTGCAAGAACAGCAAATAGGCCTATGATACATATTGGAGGCTAAATTTTGGTATGCTCGTTTTCagaaaatatattcatttttattttgtactTCTAatgatacaaaattttcatgccATAGACGGCGATGCTCTGGTGAGTAGTTCCTTCTAGGTCCTATTAGGCTTGACTTGCTGAATACGGAActgtttattcttttatttggttGATCTTTGCCCAGAGAGGCCAAAAATAATTTAGTACATATTTGGTACTTGCCTCAGGACTGTGCATCCTAGCAAATTAACATCCAAGCAAAT
This genomic interval from Carya illinoinensis cultivar Pawnee chromosome 2, C.illinoinensisPawnee_v1, whole genome shotgun sequence contains the following:
- the LOC122296602 gene encoding GTP 3',8-cyclase, mitochondrial isoform X2, yielding MVSCTEFLESKWCTGPTACGHYGHRLKYHKYGGPHLHVNCEIASYSEPIYNNCRELTSGFLPKTYSTSCAALSHDTLKDNPVSDMLVDSFGRLHTYLRISLTERCNLRCQYCMPAEGVELTPGPRLLSQNEIVRLANLFVSSGVDKIRLTGGEPTIRKDIEEICLQLSNLKGLKTLAMTTNGITLSKKLSKLKECGLSALNISLDTLVPSKFEFMTRRKGHERVMESINTAIALGYNPVKVNCVVMRGFNDDEILDFIELTRERPINIRFIEFMPFDGNVWNVKKLVPYSEMLDRVVKEYPDLKRLQDHPTDTAKNFRIEGHCGTISFITSMTEHFCAGCNRLRLLADGNFKVCLFGPSEVGLRDPLRRGADDHELKEIIGAAVKKKKASHAGMYDIARTANRPMIHIGG
- the LOC122296602 gene encoding GTP 3',8-cyclase, mitochondrial isoform X1 yields the protein MLPSFVLSKIPASLLFILLCNLQTLSSHTQKSACGRSAAARHPPWVQRCNHHTRLGERAMFRSVPLLSKLHARIGKPYHLNNSIRWFHVLSSSNLVNCEIASYSEPIYNNCRELTSGFLPKTYSTSCAALSHDTLKDNPVSDMLVDSFGRLHTYLRISLTERCNLRCQYCMPAEGVELTPGPRLLSQNEIVRLANLFVSSGVDKIRLTGGEPTIRKDIEEICLQLSNLKGLKTLAMTTNGITLSKKLSKLKECGLSALNISLDTLVPSKFEFMTRRKGHERVMESINTAIALGYNPVKVNCVVMRGFNDDEILDFIELTRERPINIRFIEFMPFDGNVWNVKKLVPYSEMLDRVVKEYPDLKRLQDHPTDTAKNFRIEGHCGTISFITSMTEHFCAGCNRLRLLADGNFKVCLFGPSEVGLRDPLRRGADDHELKEIIGAAVKKKKASHAGMYDIARTANRPMIHIGG
- the LOC122296602 gene encoding GTP 3',8-cyclase, mitochondrial isoform X3, whose protein sequence is MFRSVPLLSKLHARIGKPYHLNNSIRWFHVLSSSNLVNCEIASYSEPIYNNCRELTSGFLPKTYSTSCAALSHDTLKDNPVSDMLVDSFGRLHTYLRISLTERCNLRCQYCMPAEGVELTPGPRLLSQNEIVRLANLFVSSGVDKIRLTGGEPTIRKDIEEICLQLSNLKGLKTLAMTTNGITLSKKLSKLKECGLSALNISLDTLVPSKFEFMTRRKGHERVMESINTAIALGYNPVKVNCVVMRGFNDDEILDFIELTRERPINIRFIEFMPFDGNVWNVKKLVPYSEMLDRVVKEYPDLKRLQDHPTDTAKNFRIEGHCGTISFITSMTEHFCAGCNRLRLLADGNFKVCLFGPSEVGLRDPLRRGADDHELKEIIGAAVKKKKASHAGMYDIARTANRPMIHIGG